A genomic segment from Nicotiana sylvestris chromosome 1, ASM39365v2, whole genome shotgun sequence encodes:
- the LOC104211547 gene encoding lysine histidine transporter-like 8, giving the protein MMSRETMADVDEASSLPSSLPITPRAVTLAPTFHFDDQFGSLPITPRTASVAQTPSVVSLPITPRTASVAPTPSIVSLPPSQFHSPSLSRSPLLNVGDHAANRTSKTPRSRGLTPRFITPLGSPLRKALKMTRLDPQDAWLPITESRNGNAYYAAFHTLCSGIGIQALVLPVAFTILGWAWGIISLTVAFVWQLYTLYLMVQLHENYETGIRYSRYLQLACATFGDNLGKLCAAFPIGYLSAGTCCALIIIGGSTAKLLYQTLCGATCSNPKPLTTVEWYLVFTCVAVVLAQLPNLNSIAGISLVGALTAVGYCTALWTVSVAEGRLPNVSYDPVRKGTQVARIFDLLNALGIIAFAFRGHNLILEIQATMPSSEKHPSRVPMWRGVQFSYLLIAMCLFPLAICGYWAYGHLIPANGSMLTALFAFHSQDVSRSVLALISIFVIINAVSSFQIYGMPMFDDMESAYTTRSKKACPWWLRSIFRAIFGFVCFFIAVAIPFLGSFAGLIGGIALPVTFAYPCFMWLKVKKPHKYSLSWWVNWGLGLLGMGLSGILVAAGLYVVIDTGVKISFFNPQ; this is encoded by the exons ATGATGAGTAGAGAGACGATGGCTGATGTTGATGAAGCTAGCTCTTTACCGAGCTCGTTACCGATAACGCCACGGGCGGTAACGTTAGCTCCAACGTTTCATTTTGATGATCAATTTGGCTCTTTACCCATAACTCCACGGACGGCGTCAGTAGCTCAAACGCCGTCCGTAGTATCTTTACCGATAACACCACGGACTGCGTCAGTAGCACCAACGCCGTCCATAGTATCGTTACCTCCTTCACAATTTCACTCTCCATCGCTTTCTCGATCACCGTTACTTAACGTGGGAGATCATGCTGCAAATCGAACCAGTAAAACCCCAAGATCACGAGGATTAACGCCGCGTTTCATCACTCCTTTGGGAAGTCCTCTTAGAAAGGCACTTAAAATGACAAGATTAGACCCACAAGATGCTTGGCTACCCATCACTGAGTCACGAAATGGAAACGCATATTACGCTGCGTTTCATACACTTTGTTCTGGGATTGGTATTCAAGCCCTTGTCTTACCTGTTGCCTTTACTATCCTTGGCTG GGCTTGGGGTATCATTAGCTTAACGGTAGCATTTGTATGGCAGCTCTACACACTTTATTTAATGGTTCAACTTCATGAAAATTATGAAACAGGAATACGTTACAGCAGATACCTGCAACTGGCATGCGCAACATTCG GTGACAACTTAGGCAAACTATGTGCAGCGTTTCCTATCGGATATCTCTCAGCGGGTACATGTTGTGCGCTGATTATAATAGGAGGTTCAACAGCAAAGCTATTGTATCAGACTTTGTGTGGAGCAACATGTAGTAATCCAAAGCCATTAACAACGGTGGAATGGTACTTGGTTTTCACTTGTGTTGCAGTGGTTTTAGCACAGTTGCCAAACTTGAATTCTATTGCTGGAATTTCCTTAGTTGGTGCTCTTACCGCCGTTGGATATTGTACAGCATTATGGACAGTTTCAGTTGCTGAGGGTAGACTTCCTAATGTGTCATATGATCCAGTTAGGAAGGGAACTCAAGTTGCTAGGATCTTTGATCTTCTTAATGCTCTTGGTATTATTGCTTTTGCTTTCAGAGGCCACAATCTCATACTTGAAATTCAG GCCACAATGCCTTCAAGTGAGAAGCACCCATCGCGTGTGCCTATGTGGAGGGGTGTACAATTCTCATATTTACTCATAGCAATGTGCTTATTCCCACTAGCAATTTGTGGCTATTGGGCTTACGGTCATTTG ATTCCAGCAAATGGAAGCATGTTAACCGCATTGTTTGCATTCCATAGCCAAGACGTTTCACGATCAGTGTTAGCTCTGATAAGTATTTTTGTGATAATAAACGCGGTGAGTTCCTTTCAAATCTATGGAATGCCAATGTTTGATGATATGGAATCAGCATACACAACTAGGAGCAAAAAAGCATGTCCGTGGTGGCTCCGTTCGATATTCCGGGCAATTTTCGGGTTCGTGTGCTTCTTTATAGCCGTAGCAATTCCATTCTTGGGTAGTTTTGCTGGGCTTATTGGAGGAATTGCACTGCCTGTTACTTTTGCTTATCCATGTTTCATGTGGCTTAAAGTCAAGAAACCCCACAAATATTCTTTAAGTTGGTGGGTAAATTGGGGACTTGGTCTATTGGGAATGGGGTTAAGTGGGATCTTGGTTGCTGCTGGTTTGTATGTTGTCATTGACACTGGTGTTAAAATTAGCTTCTTTAATCCTCAGTGA